The following are encoded together in the Streptomyces rapamycinicus NRRL 5491 genome:
- a CDS encoding PA14 domain-containing protein: MAAPHLSQQQPQRLLQQGGHVRFRSSFARSVVATVTLALGALGLLTAPGPAAADTRSDDPSIVHGLRGDYYLQSAPGAFDFHELKATSLDPALDFGNLEPRLQATTGRADDVSVRWTGQITPERSGAHTFSITADNGFRLWIDGKPVIDHWVDDWDKEQTSQPVELTAGKAYDIKVEYFEHYGGSNFHLSWTPPGAAKAPVPASAFQLPADFDYDGPVASAVQPDGRTLLLDFARPLTTPPADLTSHLSAVIGGAQWPLGRARLDAADPSRLLLSLKEPVVGRGGEAVVRYDGEGGLEDGDGAIDPYVSFGGNKSTYQLSTPWAKDVGPDNAHPEYPRPQLTRDQWRNLNGSWEFAAAKEGQKPPVGQKLKERILVPYPVESKLSGVERHEDRMWYRRTFTVPADWKVGQDKRLRLNFDAVDWQAEVYVNGTRVADHRGGYDRFSADVTDALRPGRTQELIVGVYDPTDAADGENPPMGKQRLDPSGIFYTPSSGIWQTVWMEPVATDHVDTLKLTPDVPGKALTAEVRGVRDGVPVTATAYDGRRVVGTATGHTGKPLTVPVPSPHLWSPDDPHLYQLKVTVGRGASADRVESYFGMRSIAVKEVDGKRRTVLNGKPIFSMATLDQGFWPDGLHTAPTDEALAYDLKMHKSMGFNSVRKHIKVEPDRWYYWADRLGLMVWQDMPAMNTVTPSEKAQAQYEHEMKRMIDQHVSSPSIVIWVTFNEGWGQYGGPKVPALAKGWDPSRLINGASGWNDTGNGDLADIHAYPGPGDPRPDASRAGVTGEYGGLGLAVPGHAWPVQHTYVGVDKDQYTDEYLKLLDKVRGLVACNGSSGAVYTQITDVEGELNGLLTYDRKEIKPDVKRLRQAHQALIRDAADPASMECTG, translated from the coding sequence ATGGCGGCGCCCCACTTGTCCCAGCAGCAGCCACAAAGGCTGCTCCAGCAAGGAGGACATGTGCGTTTTCGTTCATCTTTCGCCAGATCCGTGGTCGCGACCGTGACCTTGGCGCTTGGCGCGCTCGGTCTGCTGACCGCTCCCGGTCCGGCCGCGGCCGACACCCGCTCCGACGACCCCTCGATCGTCCATGGCCTCCGCGGCGACTACTACCTGCAGTCCGCCCCGGGGGCCTTCGACTTCCACGAGCTGAAGGCCACCAGCCTCGACCCCGCCCTCGACTTCGGCAATCTCGAGCCGCGGCTGCAGGCCACCACCGGACGGGCCGACGACGTCAGCGTCCGCTGGACCGGCCAGATCACACCGGAGCGCTCCGGTGCGCACACCTTCTCGATCACCGCCGACAACGGCTTCCGGCTGTGGATCGACGGCAAACCGGTCATCGACCACTGGGTGGACGACTGGGACAAGGAGCAGACCTCCCAGCCCGTCGAGCTCACCGCGGGCAAGGCCTACGACATCAAGGTCGAGTACTTCGAGCACTACGGCGGCTCCAACTTCCACCTGTCCTGGACCCCGCCGGGCGCGGCCAAGGCGCCCGTGCCCGCGTCCGCCTTCCAGCTGCCCGCCGACTTCGACTACGACGGCCCGGTGGCCAGCGCCGTCCAGCCCGACGGCCGGACGCTGCTGCTGGACTTCGCCCGGCCCCTGACCACTCCCCCGGCCGATCTGACGTCGCATCTGTCCGCCGTCATCGGCGGCGCGCAGTGGCCGCTCGGGCGCGCCCGGCTGGACGCGGCCGATCCGTCCCGGCTGCTGCTCTCCCTGAAGGAGCCGGTGGTCGGCCGCGGCGGCGAGGCCGTCGTGCGCTACGACGGCGAGGGCGGTCTCGAGGACGGCGACGGCGCCATCGACCCGTATGTCTCCTTCGGTGGCAACAAGTCGACGTATCAGCTGAGCACGCCCTGGGCCAAGGACGTCGGCCCGGACAACGCCCACCCCGAGTACCCGCGCCCCCAGCTGACCCGCGATCAGTGGCGCAACCTCAACGGCAGCTGGGAGTTCGCCGCCGCCAAGGAGGGCCAGAAGCCCCCGGTCGGGCAGAAGCTCAAGGAGCGGATCCTGGTGCCGTACCCGGTGGAGTCGAAGCTCTCCGGTGTGGAGCGCCATGAGGACCGCATGTGGTACCGGCGGACCTTCACCGTCCCGGCCGACTGGAAGGTCGGCCAGGACAAGCGGTTGCGGCTGAACTTCGACGCCGTCGACTGGCAGGCCGAGGTGTATGTGAACGGCACCCGGGTGGCCGACCACCGCGGCGGCTACGACCGGTTCAGCGCCGATGTCACCGACGCCCTGCGGCCGGGCCGCACCCAGGAGCTGATCGTCGGCGTCTACGACCCGACGGACGCGGCCGACGGCGAGAACCCGCCGATGGGCAAGCAACGCCTCGACCCGAGCGGCATCTTCTACACCCCCTCCTCCGGGATCTGGCAGACCGTCTGGATGGAGCCGGTCGCCACCGACCACGTGGACACCCTCAAGCTCACCCCGGACGTCCCCGGTAAGGCCCTCACCGCCGAGGTCCGCGGGGTGCGGGACGGCGTCCCGGTCACCGCGACCGCCTACGACGGACGGCGCGTGGTCGGCACCGCCACCGGGCACACCGGGAAGCCGCTGACCGTCCCCGTGCCCTCCCCGCACCTGTGGTCCCCCGACGATCCGCATCTCTACCAGCTGAAGGTGACGGTCGGGCGGGGCGCCTCGGCGGACCGGGTGGAGAGCTACTTCGGCATGCGGAGCATCGCCGTCAAGGAGGTGGACGGCAAGCGGCGCACCGTGCTCAACGGAAAGCCGATCTTCTCGATGGCCACCCTCGACCAGGGGTTCTGGCCCGACGGACTGCACACCGCGCCGACCGACGAGGCCCTCGCGTACGACCTGAAGATGCACAAGAGCATGGGCTTCAACTCGGTGCGCAAGCACATCAAGGTCGAGCCCGACCGCTGGTACTACTGGGCCGACCGGCTGGGCCTGATGGTGTGGCAGGACATGCCCGCCATGAACACGGTCACCCCGTCCGAGAAGGCGCAGGCGCAGTACGAGCACGAGATGAAGCGGATGATCGACCAGCACGTCAGCAGTCCGTCGATCGTCATCTGGGTGACCTTCAACGAGGGCTGGGGCCAGTACGGCGGCCCGAAGGTACCGGCGCTCGCGAAGGGCTGGGACCCCAGCCGGCTCATCAACGGCGCCAGCGGCTGGAACGACACCGGCAACGGCGACCTCGCCGACATCCACGCCTACCCCGGCCCGGGCGATCCGCGCCCGGACGCCTCACGGGCGGGGGTCACCGGCGAGTACGGCGGTCTTGGCCTGGCCGTCCCGGGGCACGCCTGGCCCGTGCAGCACACCTATGTCGGCGTGGACAAGGACCAGTACACCGACGAGTACCTGAAGCTGCTGGACAAGGTGCGCGGGCTGGTCGCGTGCAACGGCAGCAGCGGAGCCGTCTACACCCAGATCACGGATGTGGAGGGCGAGCTCAACGGGCTGCTCACCTATGACCGCAAGGAGATCAAGCCCGATGTGAAGCGGCTGCGCCAGGCCCATCAGGCGCTGATCCGCGACGCGGCGGACCCGGCGTCCATGGAGTGCACCGGCTAG
- a CDS encoding TetR/AcrR family transcriptional regulator, which translates to MAGTAEGTVRRGRGRPPRLSREQIVRSAAELAVREPETALTVKRVAEAVGSAPMALYRYFPDRDDLLQAVADRVLAEAQHKNPPGDTWQERLRAWMHDSRDYLLPYRQLLPYMAATQQPARISSLVTLTRMLRPLKLTEDDLALAVTLIGSTVIGHAVYETHRGPVSARKLDALSEALALYPPDERAAVAPLLARLPRAHSRLYDVVVDRTVAVVEALAAE; encoded by the coding sequence ATGGCCGGGACCGCGGAGGGGACCGTCCGCAGAGGACGTGGGCGCCCGCCCCGTCTGTCGCGCGAGCAGATCGTCCGCAGCGCCGCGGAGCTCGCGGTCCGCGAGCCGGAGACCGCGCTGACCGTCAAGAGGGTCGCCGAGGCGGTCGGCTCCGCCCCCATGGCGCTCTACCGCTACTTCCCCGACCGCGACGACCTCCTCCAGGCCGTGGCCGACCGCGTCCTGGCCGAGGCCCAGCACAAAAACCCGCCGGGGGACACCTGGCAGGAGCGGCTGCGCGCCTGGATGCACGACAGCCGCGACTATCTGCTGCCCTACCGCCAGCTGCTCCCCTATATGGCCGCCACCCAGCAGCCCGCCCGGATCTCCTCCCTGGTGACCCTCACCCGGATGCTGCGCCCCTTGAAGCTGACCGAGGACGATCTCGCGCTGGCCGTGACCCTCATCGGCTCCACCGTCATCGGCCACGCGGTCTACGAGACCCACCGCGGCCCGGTCTCCGCCCGCAAGCTGGACGCCCTGAGCGAGGCGCTGGCCCTCTACCCCCCGGATGAGCGGGCGGCGGTGGCCCCGCTGCTGGCGCGGCTGCCGCGGGCCCACAGCAGGCTGTACGACGTGGTGGTGGACCGTACGGTGGCCGTCGTGGAGGCGCTGGCGGCGGAATGA
- a CDS encoding fatty acyl-CoA synthetase — protein sequence MTASDLPEDIVRARRHGIADLLARTAARLPARTAVVEGPLRQTYAELDALVSRTAGALAARGVAQGDRVVLFARNSHGFVVAYFALARLGAVSVPVNFMLTTSEVAYVLDHSGAVGIIAGTDLLDVAEGALAEAAPPRVALRAALGEGQREGWEDFAALGAERGHPVPDPALEDDDPVQLMYTSGTESRPKGAIMTSRNLIAQYQTAIVDGGMSADDVEIHALPLYHCAQLHAFLTPDIQLGATCLVLPGPDPATLLATIEAERVTKLFAPPTVWIALLRHPEFETRDLSSLRKGYYGAAPMPVAVLAELRRRLPGLALYNFYGQTEMSPIATVLGPADQERKAGSAGRAALNVETRVVDEADRPVEPGTVGEIVHRGPHTMLGYWRDPERTAAAFRGGWFHSGDLGVLDEEGCLTIVDRKKDMVNSGGENVSGREVEEAVHAHPAVAEVAVFGVPHPYWIEAVTAVVVAKPGHEVTAEQILTHCRARLAGFKVPKFVRLTEALPKNPSGKILKRELREIYRDMAEEPSGDRGGHI from the coding sequence ATGACCGCATCCGACCTGCCCGAGGACATCGTGCGCGCCCGCCGCCACGGCATCGCCGATCTGCTGGCCCGCACCGCGGCCCGGCTGCCCGCCAGGACGGCGGTCGTCGAAGGACCGCTGCGCCAGACCTACGCCGAGCTGGACGCGCTGGTGAGCCGGACGGCCGGGGCCCTGGCGGCGCGGGGCGTCGCCCAGGGCGATCGGGTGGTGCTCTTCGCCCGCAACTCCCACGGCTTCGTGGTGGCGTACTTCGCACTGGCCCGGCTGGGCGCGGTGTCGGTACCGGTCAACTTCATGCTGACCACGTCCGAAGTGGCGTATGTCCTGGATCATTCGGGAGCGGTCGGGATCATCGCGGGCACGGATCTGCTGGATGTCGCCGAGGGCGCGCTGGCCGAGGCCGCACCGCCCCGGGTCGCGCTGCGCGCGGCGCTGGGAGAGGGGCAGCGCGAGGGGTGGGAGGACTTCGCCGCGCTGGGCGCGGAGCGGGGGCATCCGGTGCCCGATCCCGCCCTGGAGGACGACGATCCGGTGCAGCTGATGTACACCTCGGGGACCGAGTCGCGGCCCAAGGGCGCGATCATGACGAGCCGCAATCTGATCGCGCAGTATCAGACGGCGATCGTGGACGGCGGGATGTCGGCCGACGATGTCGAGATCCATGCGCTGCCGCTCTACCACTGCGCCCAGTTGCACGCCTTCCTCACCCCCGACATCCAACTGGGCGCCACCTGTCTGGTGCTGCCGGGTCCGGACCCGGCGACGCTGCTGGCCACGATCGAGGCCGAGCGGGTGACCAAGCTGTTCGCCCCGCCCACGGTGTGGATCGCGCTGCTGCGCCATCCGGAGTTCGAGACCCGCGATCTGTCGTCGCTGCGGAAGGGGTACTACGGGGCGGCGCCGATGCCGGTCGCGGTGCTGGCCGAACTGCGCCGGCGGCTGCCGGGGCTGGCGCTGTACAACTTCTACGGGCAGACCGAGATGTCCCCGATCGCGACCGTACTGGGCCCGGCCGACCAGGAGCGCAAGGCCGGTTCCGCGGGGCGGGCCGCGCTGAACGTCGAGACGCGGGTGGTGGACGAGGCGGACCGGCCGGTGGAGCCGGGCACGGTCGGCGAGATCGTCCACCGGGGCCCGCACACCATGCTCGGCTACTGGCGGGACCCGGAGCGCACCGCGGCGGCGTTCCGCGGCGGCTGGTTCCACAGCGGTGATCTGGGGGTGCTGGACGAGGAGGGGTGCCTGACGATCGTCGACCGCAAGAAGGACATGGTCAACAGCGGTGGGGAGAACGTCTCGGGGCGCGAGGTGGAGGAGGCCGTCCACGCCCATCCGGCGGTCGCGGAGGTCGCGGTGTTCGGGGTGCCGCATCCGTACTGGATCGAGGCGGTGACCGCGGTGGTGGTGGCCAAACCGGGCCATGAGGTGACGGCGGAGCAGATCCTCACGCACTGCCGGGCGCGGCTCGCGGGGTTCAAGGTGCCCAAGTTCGTCCGGCTCACCGAGGCGCTGCCGAAGAATCCCAGCGGCAAGATCCTCAAGCGTGAACTGCGCGAGATCTACCGCGACATGGCCGAGGAGCCGAGCGGCGACCGGGGCGGCCATATTTGA